Proteins encoded by one window of Chryseobacterium aquaeductus:
- a CDS encoding CinA family nicotinamide mononucleotide deamidase-related protein translates to MQNAVLITIGDEILSGNTVDTNSNFIATELKNIGIKVVQIFTISDEIEIIKNTLKSAFEIGDLVITTGGLGPTRDDKTKKALAEFFDDEIALDEVTFEHLKAYMEKRGRIEILERNREQAFVPTKSTVFQNHYGTAPCMMMEQDGKLSFSLPGVPYEVKPLIKDQIIPYLKDKFSLNYLTTRIVSVVGIPESILADQIEDWELALPANLALSYLPVGTRVKLRLTATGIDEEFLQNQLENEIQKLFPIIGENIIATHEDKIEKILGEILNEKELTISTAESCTGGELAQLLTSNPGSSKYFIGGIVAYATQKKTDILHVSEGTIERFTVVSREVSREMADGCQSVFKTDISLSSTGVAGPGKGEDGKDVGLVYYTIKVKNESETFKLYLPHLERKDFIYFVSQKILQDLVGILIGK, encoded by the coding sequence ATGCAAAATGCTGTTCTTATCACCATTGGTGATGAAATTCTTTCCGGAAATACTGTAGATACCAACTCAAATTTCATCGCTACAGAACTCAAAAATATCGGAATCAAAGTAGTGCAGATTTTTACCATTTCAGACGAAATTGAAATCATTAAAAATACATTGAAATCAGCTTTTGAAATCGGTGATTTGGTTATCACAACCGGAGGTTTGGGACCGACTAGAGATGATAAAACCAAGAAAGCGTTGGCGGAATTTTTTGATGATGAAATTGCTTTGGACGAAGTTACTTTTGAACATCTTAAAGCCTACATGGAAAAACGTGGAAGAATAGAAATTTTAGAAAGAAACCGCGAACAGGCTTTTGTACCAACAAAATCAACCGTTTTTCAAAATCATTACGGAACAGCACCTTGTATGATGATGGAACAAGACGGGAAATTATCTTTCAGTCTGCCTGGCGTTCCTTACGAAGTAAAACCTTTGATAAAAGATCAAATTATTCCTTATTTAAAAGATAAGTTTAGTCTGAATTATCTTACAACCAGAATAGTCTCAGTTGTCGGAATTCCCGAAAGTATTTTGGCAGACCAGATTGAAGATTGGGAACTTGCTTTACCCGCAAACTTAGCTTTATCTTATCTTCCGGTAGGAACCAGAGTAAAACTGAGACTTACGGCAACGGGAATTGATGAAGAGTTTCTGCAAAATCAGTTAGAAAACGAAATTCAAAAATTGTTTCCCATCATTGGAGAAAATATTATTGCAACGCATGAAGATAAAATAGAGAAAATCTTAGGTGAAATTTTAAATGAAAAAGAACTTACTATCTCAACAGCAGAAAGTTGCACTGGCGGAGAATTGGCTCAGTTGTTAACATCAAATCCGGGAAGTTCAAAATATTTTATCGGAGGTATTGTTGCATATGCTACACAAAAAAAGACAGATATTCTACATGTTTCTGAAGGCACTATTGAAAGATTCACTGTCGTTAGCCGTGAGGTCTCGCGCGAGATGGCAGATGGTTGTCAGAGTGTATTTAAAACAGATATTTCTCTTTCCAGCACAGGAGTTGCGGGTCCAGGAAAAGGTGAAGACGGTAAAGATGTAGGATTGGTTTACTACACCATCAAAGTGAAAAACGAATCTGAAACTTTTAAACTTTATCTTCCGCATTTGGAAAGAAAAGATTTTATTTATTTTGTTTCGCAGAAGATTCTTCAGGATCTGGTGGGGATTTTAATTGGTAAATAA